One part of the Olleya sp. YS genome encodes these proteins:
- a CDS encoding porin family protein yields the protein MLRRKNNIKKLLCLTLLLSSFLCIGQTRDKGNIELTPIIGYSASYNIGSFIFGSSPSSGIHIGVYGNYYLNNRWSLQSGLLYQNMGTEKVKFFIFSDDYKEKSNYLTIPLIVNYHFGANRNWYFNYGVSLGFLTKIEGNYDDGNGYVDIIDIGNPIQFGLNSGIGYKFEISPNLTIVIDNYNMIGLTDTTDQRNAKNFYMSFNLGAVFKI from the coding sequence ATGTTAAGAAGAAAAAATAATATAAAAAAACTATTATGTCTTACACTACTACTAAGCAGTTTTTTATGCATAGGACAAACAAGAGATAAAGGAAACATTGAGTTAACTCCGATAATTGGTTATAGTGCCTCTTATAACATTGGGTCTTTTATTTTCGGTTCTTCACCATCCTCTGGAATTCATATAGGAGTTTACGGAAATTATTATTTAAATAATAGATGGAGTTTACAATCTGGTCTACTATATCAAAACATGGGAACTGAAAAGGTCAAATTTTTTATTTTTAGTGATGATTATAAAGAAAAATCAAATTACTTAACAATCCCTTTAATTGTAAATTACCATTTTGGAGCCAATAGAAATTGGTATTTTAATTATGGTGTAAGTCTAGGGTTTTTAACCAAAATAGAAGGTAATTATGATGATGGTAATGGATATGTAGATATAATAGATATAGGTAACCCTATTCAATTTGGTCTAAATTCTGGAATAGGCTACAAGTTTGAAATCTCCCCTAACCTAACTATTGTTATTGATAATTATAATATGATTGGATTGACAGACACTACAGATCAAAGAAATGCCAAAAACTTTTACATGAGTTTTAATTTAGGAGCTGTCTTTAAAATTTGA
- a CDS encoding SdpI family protein, with translation MNFKKELPLLIIIVLPLIYLGYIYNSLPETVPTHWNASGEIDGYGNKSTLWLITLLLPVLVYVIMTVVPKIDPKKKIATMGKKYNQLKFFLVLFMSILALYIIHSAKSQSLSNPNVIYILIGLLFTFLGNYMKTVKPNYFIGIRTPWTLENETVWKKTHQLGSKLWFAGGLLIVFVGLIFKNETAATLFLVIVIILTIIPLLHSYLEYKKLN, from the coding sequence ATGAATTTTAAAAAAGAACTTCCGCTATTAATAATAATTGTATTACCATTAATTTATTTGGGCTATATCTATAATAGTTTGCCAGAAACCGTGCCAACACATTGGAATGCTAGTGGAGAAATTGATGGTTACGGTAATAAGTCAACCTTATGGCTAATTACCTTACTATTGCCAGTTTTAGTATATGTTATTATGACCGTTGTACCTAAAATAGACCCTAAAAAAAAGATTGCAACTATGGGTAAAAAGTATAATCAACTTAAGTTTTTCTTGGTTTTGTTTATGTCTATTTTAGCTTTATATATTATACACAGTGCAAAATCACAAAGTCTTTCTAATCCAAATGTTATATATATTTTAATAGGTTTATTATTTACCTTTTTAGGTAATTATATGAAAACCGTTAAACCTAACTATTTTATTGGAATAAGAACACCATGGACTTTAGAAAATGAAACTGTATGGAAAAAAACACACCAACTAGGAAGCAAATTATGGTTTGCTGGTGGCTTATTAATTGTTTTTGTAGGGTTGATTTTTAAAAATGAAACTGCAGCAACCTTATTTTTAGTTATTGTAATTATTTTAACTATTATTCCACTGTTACATTCCTACTTAGAATATAAAAAATTAAACTAA
- a CDS encoding DoxX family membrane protein, with the protein MNSKVFMVLRILLGAFVLFFGLNKFFHFIDMGEMSEAAGNYFGALTATKTMTLVAIVEIIAGIGLIFNKFGALLALILMSISVCAVLFHATLEPATIAGSLILLVLNIVVLYGYKDKYKSLLQ; encoded by the coding sequence ATGAATTCAAAAGTATTTATGGTACTTAGAATATTACTAGGTGCTTTTGTCCTATTTTTTGGGCTTAACAAGTTTTTTCATTTTATAGATATGGGAGAAATGAGCGAAGCTGCTGGTAACTATTTTGGAGCTTTAACTGCAACAAAAACAATGACCCTTGTTGCAATAGTAGAAATTATAGCAGGAATAGGATTAATTTTTAACAAATTTGGGGCTTTATTGGCGCTAATACTAATGAGTATTTCTGTATGTGCAGTATTATTTCACGCCACGTTAGAACCAGCTACGATTGCAGGATCATTAATATTACTTGTACTAAATATTGTAGTACTTTATGGTTATAAAGACAAATATAAATCGTTATTACAATAG
- a CDS encoding MG2 domain-containing protein has product MKHLSTFLMILLFATSYSQTNNYSKLWNNVETHEINGLPKSALEVVKTIEAKAIAEDNNEQRIKVLLFKSKFALLLEEDAQLSIINDFKAEITTSKAPTKNVLENMLATLYWQYFQQNRYKFYNRTKTEEKADNIDFRTWDLETLFAEIKLYFDNSLQNGLLLQQTSINQFDEIITKGRDSEVYRPTLFDFLSHNALEFYKTSENSITQPAYKFLIDNPEYLSASEAFSKINITSKDSTSLQLQALKVYQGLIQFHLKDKEPYALTEVNTERLDYVYFNATFENKEDIYLKALQAEAEKHNTHEVSGLYNFKIATLYNTQGQAYNKETNPEVRFKIKDALDLCKQVITDFPDSKGAGLCTALQSQILQPSLTITAEQFVPINTQSRFLIGYKNVEQLKFEAHKITKKQRDAFTKIYKEDEKKAFIDKLKVEKSWTSSLKNDNDYQRHTTEVLVPNLDNGLYLIVGQSTDLDDNFFATALTQVTNIAIVNFQDENQVFYQVINRNNGQPLPNAKVDIDYMYRNEIINTVTTTTDSKGIIAISKNKSYKRNNVALTIKTKSDIGYFGNYYINNYYRNHEDNDTNYRAFIFTDRSIYRPSQTVYFKAIALKNKNNKTEVIANKKVNVVLYNTNGEKVSSLNLTTNDFGSVSGEFMLPNDGLTGTFNIRISNNNLYGNTSISVEEYKRPKFETNFNPITETFKVNDSVTVKGEAIAFAGSKITDAKVVYRVVRNVQYPVWYRWYRPSYYNVDSQEITHGETTTDADGNYEVVFKAIPDETVDKSGLPIFSYEVTADVTDINGETRSTSTIVRVGYHALTATIGIKPVIDKTEKDHQITITTQNLNGQFVPAKGTLNIYKLQAPNTVLRKRPWAAPDYPGFTKNDFKSFFPHDAYTNEDNPENWEKGDLVLTKTFDTEQSKTIDLKNIKKWLSGAYIIELETTDKFGQEVKDKAKTMLFSDKDNTLADQQLFSITTDKSSYEVGDKVVLTLATAAKNLTVTVSVERDYQIEKNYVITLNENKKTISIPVEEGDLGGFGIHYSLAAFNSYQGGSMTIQVPYPKTDLEIETLTFRDKLQPGKDETWSFKIKGTKGEKIASEFLASMYDASLDEFKSHNWNYSNFTPRSYYASYRRGDGNSFGTTYFRVNRPYNYTSFNNLKSFDQFNWFGFTMNNNSWVYQQYINRLKVDRIRTAYDGSVKKGFVTGTVTDENGLPLPTGNVMVKGTSEGTSTDFDGNYLIKASAGDILQFSYVGYETLEKTVGADNVINISLNPDTNLDEVVISGYGTKKRSRIESKSVVMDDLEAEAPMEASFLQGSVAGVQVENDSKKVVIRGAASISDLSNPLYVVDGVIVSDIKSINPDDIQEISVLKGDEATASYGVKGANGVVIITTKRGAKEDFSQVKARTNLQETAFFFPQLATDKNGNVSFNFTTPEALTRWNLNLFAHNQQGNYAKSTLQTVTQKDLMVLPNTPRFLRQGDDIVISTKISNLTDKIMSGQAKLILTDPITNKDVTSRLLKLTTASNELKKKYKDQVANFMVKAKGNTEVSWKISIPDDVQAIQYKILAKSGDFSDGEQNALPVLTNRMLVTETLPMWIKSNETRTFTLDKLKTTSSSTLKHHKLTLEMTSNPAWYAVQALPYLMEYPYECNEQTFSRFYANSLASHIVNSNPRIKEVFNQWKNSDALLSNLEKNEELKSILIQETPWLRDAQSETEQKKRIALLFDLNKMTSELNRAKRKLKNNQMSDGGWSWFGDYRANRYITQHIITGFGHLKQLNVISDKDGDIMDMVVDALDYLDNEFEKEYNDLTKYTNDVDYTKDHLSYTQLHYLYMRSFFPEFKQSKKQQEIHKYYLSQIRNYWLKRPLYAKGMMTLIMSRNNDTTTANAILKSLKENSITSEELGMYWKENTNSYYWHQASIETQALMIEAFAEVGKGFQSETKNLEDIDNLKIWLLKNKQTNRWKTTKATTEAVYALLLQGSDWLSVTDMVDVVLGGEKITPATLEDVKVEAGTGYYKTSWSGSDITPKMADVTLTKKGEGIAWAALYWQYFEDLDKITSAETPLKLKKQLYLKTNTDTGEEISAITKNTKLKVGDLIRVRIELRCDRAMEFIHMKDMRAAGLEPINVLSQYKYQDGLGYYEATKDASTNFFFDYLPKGIYVFEYDLRVNSAGNMSNGITTIQSMYAPEFSSHSEGVRITVE; this is encoded by the coding sequence ATGAAGCATCTGTCCACTTTTTTAATGATATTATTATTTGCAACATCCTACTCTCAAACCAATAACTATTCCAAACTATGGAATAACGTTGAGACGCACGAAATTAACGGTTTACCAAAAAGTGCATTGGAAGTTGTTAAAACTATTGAGGCTAAAGCTATAGCAGAGGATAATAACGAACAACGTATTAAAGTTTTATTATTTAAAAGCAAGTTTGCATTACTCCTTGAAGAAGATGCACAACTAAGTATTATTAACGACTTTAAAGCTGAAATTACTACAAGTAAAGCACCAACAAAAAACGTATTAGAAAATATGTTGGCGACCTTATATTGGCAATATTTTCAGCAAAACAGATATAAATTTTACAACCGTACAAAAACTGAAGAGAAAGCGGATAACATAGATTTTAGAACTTGGGATTTAGAAACTTTATTTGCAGAGATTAAACTTTATTTTGACAACTCGTTGCAAAATGGATTGTTGTTACAGCAAACGTCCATTAATCAGTTTGACGAGATCATTACAAAAGGAAGAGATTCTGAAGTGTATAGACCAACGTTATTCGATTTTTTAAGTCATAATGCATTAGAATTTTATAAAACCTCAGAAAACAGTATCACGCAACCTGCTTATAAATTTTTGATAGATAATCCTGAGTATTTATCCGCTTCAGAAGCATTTTCTAAGATAAACATCACGTCTAAAGACTCGACATCATTGCAATTACAAGCTTTGAAAGTTTATCAGGGTTTAATTCAATTTCATTTAAAAGATAAAGAACCGTATGCCTTAACCGAAGTCAATACAGAGCGTTTAGACTACGTGTATTTCAATGCTACTTTTGAAAATAAGGAAGATATTTACTTAAAAGCACTTCAGGCTGAAGCCGAAAAACACAACACACACGAAGTCTCTGGGTTGTACAATTTTAAAATTGCTACGCTATATAATACACAAGGTCAAGCTTATAACAAAGAGACTAATCCTGAGGTAAGATTTAAAATAAAAGACGCTTTAGACTTGTGCAAACAGGTTATAACAGACTTTCCAGATAGTAAAGGTGCTGGTTTATGTACTGCGTTACAATCGCAAATTTTACAACCTAGTTTAACCATAACTGCTGAGCAGTTTGTACCAATTAACACCCAATCGCGCTTTTTAATAGGTTACAAAAATGTCGAACAACTTAAGTTTGAAGCCCATAAAATTACCAAAAAGCAACGAGATGCCTTCACGAAAATTTATAAAGAGGATGAGAAAAAAGCGTTTATAGACAAGCTAAAGGTTGAAAAATCATGGACTTCTTCTCTAAAAAACGACAACGATTACCAACGACATACTACCGAAGTTTTAGTGCCAAATTTGGATAATGGTTTATATCTAATTGTTGGACAGTCTACCGATTTAGACGACAACTTTTTTGCAACTGCCTTAACACAAGTTACCAATATTGCTATTGTTAATTTTCAGGATGAAAATCAAGTCTTTTATCAAGTTATTAACCGTAATAATGGTCAACCACTACCAAATGCTAAAGTAGATATTGATTATATGTATAGAAACGAAATAATCAATACTGTTACCACAACAACGGATTCTAAAGGTATTATCGCTATATCTAAAAACAAAAGTTACAAGCGTAATAACGTGGCTTTAACCATTAAAACCAAATCTGATATTGGGTATTTTGGTAATTACTATATCAATAATTATTACAGAAATCATGAGGATAACGACACTAACTATCGTGCGTTTATTTTTACCGATCGTAGTATTTACAGACCATCGCAAACCGTTTATTTTAAAGCAATTGCTTTAAAAAATAAGAATAATAAAACCGAAGTTATTGCAAATAAAAAAGTGAATGTGGTTTTATATAACACAAATGGCGAAAAAGTAAGTTCGTTAAACCTAACAACCAACGACTTTGGATCTGTTTCTGGCGAGTTTATGTTACCAAATGATGGTCTGACAGGTACCTTCAACATAAGAATTAGTAACAATAACTTGTATGGAAATACGTCTATTTCTGTAGAGGAATATAAACGTCCAAAATTTGAAACTAATTTTAATCCAATAACAGAAACCTTTAAAGTTAACGATAGTGTAACTGTAAAAGGTGAAGCTATTGCGTTTGCAGGCAGTAAAATTACAGATGCAAAAGTGGTGTATCGTGTGGTAAGAAATGTACAATATCCAGTGTGGTACAGATGGTACAGACCAAGCTATTATAATGTAGATTCTCAAGAAATCACACATGGCGAAACCACAACTGATGCTGATGGAAACTATGAGGTTGTTTTTAAAGCCATTCCTGATGAAACCGTAGACAAATCTGGCTTACCTATTTTTAGTTACGAGGTCACAGCAGATGTCACAGACATTAATGGCGAAACTAGAAGTACTTCAACCATAGTCAGAGTTGGGTATCATGCGTTAACTGCTACTATTGGTATTAAACCAGTAATAGATAAGACGGAAAAAGACCACCAAATAACTATTACCACACAAAACCTAAATGGTCAATTTGTACCAGCAAAAGGAACACTCAATATTTATAAACTGCAAGCTCCAAATACTGTATTACGTAAACGTCCTTGGGCTGCTCCAGATTATCCTGGGTTTACTAAAAACGACTTTAAAAGTTTCTTCCCTCATGATGCCTATACTAATGAGGACAATCCTGAAAATTGGGAAAAAGGCGACTTGGTATTAACTAAAACGTTTGACACAGAACAATCCAAAACCATCGACTTAAAAAACATCAAAAAATGGTTGTCTGGAGCGTATATAATCGAGTTAGAAACTACAGATAAATTTGGTCAAGAAGTCAAAGACAAAGCAAAAACTATGTTGTTTTCTGATAAAGACAACACACTTGCAGACCAACAATTATTTAGTATTACTACAGACAAATCTAGTTACGAGGTTGGAGATAAAGTCGTCTTAACTTTAGCAACTGCTGCAAAAAACCTAACAGTGACAGTAAGTGTAGAACGCGATTACCAAATCGAAAAAAACTACGTCATAACTTTAAATGAAAACAAAAAAACAATCTCAATTCCTGTTGAGGAAGGTGATTTAGGAGGTTTTGGTATCCATTATAGTTTAGCTGCTTTTAATAGTTATCAAGGTGGTAGTATGACTATACAGGTACCATATCCTAAAACCGATTTAGAGATTGAAACCCTAACCTTTAGGGACAAACTGCAACCAGGTAAAGACGAAACGTGGAGCTTTAAAATTAAAGGCACAAAAGGCGAAAAAATAGCATCCGAGTTTTTAGCAAGTATGTATGATGCGTCTTTGGACGAATTTAAATCACATAACTGGAACTACTCCAACTTTACACCACGTAGTTACTATGCGTCTTACAGAAGAGGTGATGGTAATAGTTTTGGAACCACTTACTTTAGAGTTAATAGACCTTACAACTACACTAGTTTTAACAATCTAAAAAGCTTTGATCAGTTTAATTGGTTTGGCTTTACTATGAATAATAATAGCTGGGTCTATCAACAATACATTAACAGATTAAAAGTAGACAGAATAAGAACCGCTTATGATGGTAGCGTTAAAAAAGGCTTTGTAACAGGAACCGTAACTGATGAAAACGGATTACCTCTTCCGACTGGAAATGTAATGGTTAAAGGCACTTCAGAAGGAACATCTACAGACTTTGATGGTAACTATTTAATAAAAGCTAGTGCTGGAGATATATTACAATTTAGTTATGTAGGTTATGAAACACTTGAAAAAACTGTTGGTGCTGATAATGTTATTAATATTAGTTTAAATCCAGATACTAATTTAGATGAAGTGGTTATTTCTGGTTATGGAACTAAAAAAAGATCGAGAATAGAATCTAAGTCAGTTGTAATGGATGATTTAGAAGCGGAAGCTCCAATGGAAGCCAGTTTTTTACAAGGAAGTGTAGCAGGAGTACAAGTAGAAAACGATTCTAAAAAAGTTGTAATTAGAGGAGCTGCTTCAATTAGCGATTTATCAAATCCATTGTATGTTGTTGATGGAGTCATAGTTAGCGATATAAAATCAATTAATCCAGACGACATACAAGAAATATCAGTATTAAAAGGAGATGAAGCTACTGCGTCATATGGAGTAAAAGGTGCAAACGGAGTCGTAATAATCACTACTAAAAGGGGAGCAAAAGAAGACTTCTCTCAAGTCAAAGCTAGAACCAATTTGCAAGAAACAGCCTTTTTCTTTCCGCAATTAGCAACTGATAAAAATGGTAATGTATCTTTTAATTTTACAACACCAGAAGCTTTAACCAGATGGAATCTTAATTTGTTTGCGCATAACCAACAAGGTAATTATGCAAAAAGTACATTACAAACAGTTACTCAAAAAGACCTCATGGTGTTGCCAAATACGCCTCGTTTTTTACGTCAAGGAGATGATATTGTAATTAGCACTAAAATATCTAATCTTACAGACAAAATAATGTCTGGTCAAGCTAAATTAATTCTGACTGACCCAATAACTAATAAAGATGTAACATCTAGATTATTAAAATTAACAACTGCTTCTAATGAATTAAAAAAGAAATACAAAGATCAAGTTGCTAATTTTATGGTTAAAGCTAAAGGCAATACTGAAGTGTCTTGGAAAATTAGTATTCCAGATGACGTTCAAGCTATTCAGTATAAAATTTTAGCAAAATCAGGCGATTTTAGTGATGGAGAACAAAACGCATTACCTGTGTTAACTAACCGTATGTTAGTGACAGAAACCTTACCAATGTGGATTAAAAGTAACGAAACTAGAACCTTCACTTTAGATAAGTTAAAGACTACAAGTTCTTCAACTTTAAAACACCACAAATTAACCTTAGAGATGACCAGCAATCCAGCTTGGTATGCAGTACAAGCGTTACCATATTTAATGGAATATCCATATGAGTGTAACGAGCAAACCTTTAGCAGATTTTATGCTAATAGTCTAGCCAGTCATATTGTTAATAGTAATCCACGCATTAAAGAGGTGTTTAACCAATGGAAAAACAGTGATGCGCTACTAAGCAATCTTGAAAAAAATGAAGAATTAAAGTCCATTTTAATTCAGGAAACTCCTTGGTTACGCGATGCGCAGTCAGAAACCGAACAGAAAAAACGAATCGCATTATTATTTGATTTAAATAAAATGACTAGCGAATTAAATCGTGCCAAACGCAAACTTAAAAATAACCAAATGTCTGATGGTGGATGGTCTTGGTTTGGAGATTACAGAGCTAACCGTTACATCACACAGCACATTATTACTGGTTTTGGACATCTAAAACAACTAAACGTAATTAGTGATAAAGATGGAGATATTATGGATATGGTAGTAGACGCTCTAGACTATTTAGATAATGAGTTTGAAAAAGAATATAACGACTTAACTAAGTATACTAATGACGTAGATTACACCAAAGACCATCTAAGTTACACGCAATTGCATTATTTATATATGCGAAGCTTTTTTCCGGAGTTTAAACAATCTAAAAAGCAACAAGAAATTCACAAATACTACTTATCGCAAATTAGAAACTATTGGTTAAAACGTCCATTATATGCAAAAGGTATGATGACTTTAATTATGAGTAGAAATAATGATACTACAACTGCAAATGCAATATTAAAATCTTTAAAAGAAAATAGTATTACGTCTGAAGAATTGGGTATGTATTGGAAAGAAAACACTAATTCTTACTATTGGCATCAAGCATCAATCGAGACTCAAGCACTAATGATTGAAGCGTTTGCAGAAGTTGGTAAAGGATTTCAGAGTGAAACGAAAAATCTTGAAGATATCGACAACCTAAAAATCTGGTTACTTAAAAACAAACAAACTAACCGATGGAAAACCACTAAAGCTACTACAGAAGCAGTGTATGCATTATTATTACAAGGTAGTGATTGGTTGAGTGTGACAGATATGGTTGATGTGGTTTTAGGTGGTGAAAAAATAACTCCTGCTACTTTAGAAGATGTCAAAGTGGAAGCTGGAACAGGATACTACAAAACATCTTGGTCAGGTTCTGACATCACTCCAAAAATGGCAGATGTTACATTAACCAAAAAAGGAGAAGGTATTGCTTGGGCAGCTTTATACTGGCAGTATTTTGAGGATTTAGATAAAATCACTTCTGCAGAAACACCACTTAAACTGAAGAAGCAATTATACTTAAAAACCAATACTGATACAGGTGAAGAAATCTCTGCAATAACCAAAAACACCAAACTAAAGGTTGGCGATTTAATTAGAGTACGTATCGAATTAAGATGCGACAGAGCAATGGAATTTATCCACATGAAAGATATGCGTGCAGCAGGATTAGAGCCTATAAACGTGTTAAGTCAATATAAATATCAAGATGGTCTTGGCTATTACGAAGCAACTAAAGATGCATCAACAAACTTCTTTTTTGACTATTTACCAAAAGGTATTTATGTATTTGAATACGATTTACGTGTCAACAGTGCTGGTAATATGAGCAATGGTATTACTACTATTCAAAGTATGTATGCTCCAGAATTTAGTAGTCATAGCGAAGGTGTACGAATTACTGTAGAATGA
- a CDS encoding autorepressor SdpR family transcription factor produces the protein MNALFKALNDNTRREILELLKEKDLSAGDIANAFNITKPSISHHLDILRQADLVTSEKKGQFVVYSINTTILEDILQWIITLKK, from the coding sequence ATGAATGCGTTATTCAAAGCCTTAAATGATAACACAAGACGTGAAATCTTAGAGTTACTTAAAGAAAAGGATCTCTCTGCTGGTGATATTGCTAATGCTTTTAATATTACTAAACCTAGTATATCACATCACTTAGATATTTTAAGGCAAGCAGATTTGGTAACTAGTGAAAAAAAAGGTCAGTTTGTGGTGTACTCTATCAACACGACAATTTTAGAAGATATTTTACAATGGATAATAACCTTAAAAAAATAG
- a CDS encoding Mur ligase family protein translates to MNVHFIAIGGSAMHNLALALHNKGYQVTGSDDTIFEPSKSRLQAKGLLPETFGWFPEKITNTLDAIVLGMHAKADNPELLKAQELGLKIYSYPEFLYEQSKHKTRVVIGGSHGKTTITSMILHVMHYHDKDVDYMVGAQLEGFDVMVKLTEDNDFIVLEGDEYLSSPIDRRPKFHLYKPNIALLSGIAWDHINVFPTYENYVEQFSIFVDSIVKGGSINYNEEDPEVKRVVEASENPIRKIAYHTPDYTVEDGETLLETPEGPMPIEVFGKHNLNNLAGAKWICQHMGIDEDDFYEAIATFKGASKRLEKIAESKTSVAYKDFAHSPSKVEATTKAVKEQYENRTLVACLELHTYSSLNAEFLKEYKGALDAADVAVVFYSPHAVEIKKLEEVTHEQIATAFERDDLIIYTNPDDFKNYLFSQNFDNKALLLMSSGNYGGLDFDEVKGLIG, encoded by the coding sequence ATGAATGTACATTTTATAGCTATTGGTGGAAGTGCCATGCACAACTTAGCATTAGCATTACACAATAAAGGATATCAAGTTACAGGAAGCGACGATACCATTTTTGAACCCTCAAAATCGCGTTTACAAGCCAAGGGATTATTACCAGAAACATTTGGTTGGTTTCCAGAAAAAATAACCAATACTTTAGATGCAATTGTACTTGGTATGCATGCTAAAGCAGATAACCCTGAGTTGTTAAAAGCGCAAGAATTAGGCTTAAAAATATATAGCTATCCGGAGTTTTTATACGAGCAATCCAAACACAAAACTAGAGTAGTTATTGGTGGAAGTCATGGTAAAACAACTATTACCTCTATGATATTACACGTGATGCATTATCATGATAAGGATGTGGATTATATGGTTGGTGCACAATTAGAAGGCTTTGATGTTATGGTCAAACTTACTGAAGACAACGATTTTATTGTTTTAGAAGGTGATGAGTATCTAAGTAGTCCGATTGATAGACGACCAAAATTTCATTTATACAAACCTAACATAGCGTTGTTAAGTGGAATTGCTTGGGACCACATTAACGTCTTCCCAACCTATGAAAATTATGTGGAGCAGTTTAGCATTTTTGTAGATAGCATCGTAAAAGGTGGAAGTATAAATTATAACGAAGAAGATCCAGAAGTAAAACGCGTAGTGGAAGCATCTGAAAATCCAATACGTAAAATAGCCTACCACACACCAGACTATACTGTAGAAGATGGCGAAACGCTTTTAGAAACACCAGAAGGACCAATGCCAATAGAGGTTTTTGGAAAACATAATCTAAACAATTTAGCAGGAGCAAAATGGATTTGTCAACATATGGGAATTGATGAAGACGATTTTTATGAAGCAATTGCAACCTTTAAAGGAGCCAGCAAACGTCTTGAGAAAATTGCCGAAAGCAAAACCAGTGTCGCCTATAAAGATTTTGCGCATTCGCCAAGTAAAGTAGAAGCCACTACAAAAGCAGTTAAAGAGCAATACGAAAACCGTACGTTAGTTGCTTGCTTAGAGTTACACACATACAGTAGCTTAAATGCAGAGTTTTTAAAAGAATATAAAGGCGCTTTAGATGCAGCAGATGTTGCAGTGGTATTTTATAGTCCACATGCAGTAGAAATTAAAAAATTGGAAGAAGTCACACACGAGCAAATTGCGACTGCGTTTGAACGCGACGACTTAATTATTTATACCAATCCAGACGATTTTAAAAATTATTTATTCTCTCAAAATTTTGATAACAAAGCGTTATTGTTAATGAGTAGTGGCAATTATGGAGGATTGGATTTTGATGAGGTAAAGGGGTTGATTGGGTAA
- a CDS encoding tetratricopeptide repeat protein: protein MKTFLLVLIFPIFVIAQTSVQKGKTFLESKQFSKAEKELKLFVDNNSDNLEAIELLGDAYGHQKKWDEAATAYKRLVKAKPNNANYHYKLGGALGMKALSVSKISALGIIGDVKSSFLKAAELDPNHIEARWALVELYMQLPGIIGGSKKTSLKYANQLENLSKVDGYLAKGYIYEYDDEPELAEEYYLKAIKVGGSLTCYEKLTELYTKEDQPDKAVANMEAAQIKHQRNSLHYQIGKVCADYNVQLDKGERCLKVYIQNYSAKDGVPKAWANYRLAQIYKHKKDSTNALKYINLAISELPDIEVFKDFKDDL from the coding sequence ATGAAAACATTTTTATTAGTTTTAATTTTCCCAATTTTTGTTATAGCTCAAACATCTGTGCAAAAAGGAAAAACGTTTTTAGAGAGTAAACAATTTAGTAAAGCCGAAAAAGAATTAAAGTTGTTTGTAGACAATAATTCTGATAATTTGGAAGCTATAGAATTGTTGGGTGATGCTTATGGACACCAAAAAAAATGGGATGAAGCTGCTACAGCATATAAAAGGTTAGTTAAAGCAAAACCTAATAATGCTAATTACCATTATAAATTAGGTGGTGCTCTAGGGATGAAAGCCTTATCAGTTAGTAAAATATCTGCTTTAGGCATTATTGGAGATGTAAAATCGTCATTTTTAAAAGCTGCAGAATTAGATCCAAATCATATTGAAGCACGTTGGGCTTTAGTAGAATTATATATGCAATTACCAGGTATTATTGGAGGTAGTAAAAAAACGTCCCTTAAATATGCTAACCAATTAGAAAACCTATCTAAAGTTGATGGGTATTTAGCTAAAGGTTATATTTATGAATATGATGACGAACCAGAATTAGCAGAAGAGTACTATTTAAAAGCGATTAAAGTTGGTGGTTCTTTAACCTGTTATGAAAAGCTAACTGAATTGTATACCAAAGAAGACCAGCCAGACAAAGCAGTTGCTAATATGGAAGCTGCACAAATCAAGCATCAACGTAACAGTTTGCATTATCAAATAGGTAAGGTATGTGCAGATTATAACGTACAATTAGATAAAGGTGAGCGATGCTTGAAAGTATATATCCAAAACTACTCTGCTAAAGATGGTGTTCCAAAAGCTTGGGCTAATTACCGCTTAGCACAAATCTATAAACACAAAAAAGATAGCACTAATGCGCTTAAGTATATTAACTTAGCCATAAGTGAGTTGCCAGATATTGAAGTGTTTAAAGACTTTAAGGACGATTTGTAG